In Tsuneonella dongtanensis, a single window of DNA contains:
- the metX gene encoding homoserine O-acetyltransferase MetX produces the protein MAPALPSRTYTLPAPLQLDGGQVLEGASIAFETYGELAADKGNAILICHALTGDQYVASDHPVTGKPGWWERTVGPGKPIDTDRFHVICANVIGGCMGSTGPASIAGDGQPYAMRFPVITIRDMVRAQVALLDGLGIERLHAVVGGSMGGMQALSLAANFPGRCDRVLAIATTARHSAQNIAFHEVGRQAVMADPDWQGGNYYGSGRAPDKGLSVARMAAHITYLSESGLTEKFGRNLQDRDAKTFGFDADFQVESYLRYQGSGFTQRFDANSYLYITRAMDYFDLAEEHGGKLAEAFAASTARFCLVSFDSDWLYPTAESRHIVHALNAAGAAVSFVELSAPHGHDSFLLDVSALDRVMKGFVG, from the coding sequence ATGGCCCCCGCGCTTCCATCCCGGACCTACACGCTCCCTGCGCCGCTACAGCTCGATGGCGGACAGGTGCTCGAGGGCGCCTCCATCGCCTTCGAGACCTATGGCGAGCTGGCGGCAGACAAGGGCAATGCAATCCTCATCTGCCACGCGCTGACCGGCGACCAGTATGTTGCGAGCGATCATCCGGTCACCGGCAAGCCAGGATGGTGGGAGCGGACGGTGGGGCCGGGCAAACCGATCGACACGGATCGCTTCCACGTCATTTGCGCCAACGTGATCGGCGGGTGCATGGGCTCGACCGGACCGGCGAGCATCGCGGGAGACGGCCAGCCCTATGCCATGCGCTTCCCGGTCATCACCATTCGGGACATGGTCCGCGCGCAAGTCGCCTTGCTCGATGGCCTCGGGATCGAGCGTCTGCATGCTGTCGTCGGAGGGTCGATGGGCGGAATGCAGGCGCTGAGCCTTGCGGCCAACTTCCCAGGCCGGTGCGATCGCGTGCTCGCGATTGCGACGACCGCGCGCCATTCCGCGCAGAACATCGCGTTCCACGAGGTGGGGCGGCAGGCGGTGATGGCGGACCCCGACTGGCAGGGCGGCAATTACTATGGTTCGGGCCGCGCACCCGACAAGGGGCTGAGCGTGGCGCGAATGGCCGCCCACATCACATACCTCAGCGAATCCGGCCTCACCGAAAAATTCGGCAGGAACCTCCAGGACCGGGACGCCAAGACGTTCGGCTTCGATGCGGATTTTCAGGTGGAAAGCTACCTGCGGTATCAGGGCAGCGGCTTTACCCAGCGGTTCGACGCCAACAGCTACCTCTATATCACCCGCGCGATGGACTATTTCGACCTTGCAGAAGAACACGGCGGCAAGCTCGCGGAAGCTTTCGCGGCGAGCACGGCGCGGTTCTGCCTCGTCAGCTTCGACAGCGATTGGCTCTATCCGACCGCCGAAAGCCGCCACATAGTCCACGCGCTCAACGCGGCGGGCGCAGCGGTGAGTTTCGTCGAGCTTTCCGCACCGCACGGACACGACAGCTTCCTGCTCGACGTCTCCGCGCTCGACCGGGTGATGAAGGGTTTCGTCGGGTGA
- the metW gene encoding methionine biosynthesis protein MetW: protein MSLRPDLAVIADHVRPSTRALDIGCGDGALMAALVAKGCDARGMEIDPELVERCVARGLSVVQGDADRDLADYPDKAFDYAILSQTLQTAARPDRMLDELLRVGRQAFVSFPNFAHWRMRAALALGGRMPVTRHLPVSWYETQNIHHVTVADFRDLIAAMGVKCERAWFFSGNRAIGPAAANLRAEHAVFELSR, encoded by the coding sequence GTGAGCCTGCGGCCCGACCTCGCGGTGATCGCCGACCACGTGCGTCCATCGACGCGCGCTCTCGACATCGGCTGCGGCGACGGCGCGCTGATGGCAGCGCTGGTGGCCAAAGGATGCGATGCGCGCGGGATGGAGATCGATCCCGAACTCGTCGAGCGGTGCGTCGCGCGGGGCCTCAGCGTGGTGCAAGGCGATGCCGACCGCGACTTGGCCGATTATCCCGACAAGGCGTTCGACTATGCGATCCTGTCGCAGACCCTCCAGACCGCCGCACGGCCCGACCGGATGCTCGACGAACTGCTGCGCGTCGGGCGGCAGGCGTTCGTCTCGTTCCCCAACTTCGCCCACTGGCGGATGCGCGCCGCACTGGCGCTGGGGGGGCGGATGCCGGTCACCCGGCACCTGCCGGTGAGCTGGTATGAAACGCAGAACATCCACCACGTCACGGTGGCCGATTTCCGCGACCTGATCGCCGCGATGGGCGTGAAGTGCGAGCGCGCGTGGTTTTTCTCCGGAAACCGCGCCATCGGTCCGGCCGCGGCCAACCTGCGTGCCGAACACGCGGTATTCGAGCTTTCCCGATGA
- the gltX gene encoding glutamate--tRNA ligase, producing the protein MTIVTRFAPSPTGLLHVGNIRTALHAWLLACKHGGRFLLRIDDTDAERSREEYVDAIRADLEWLGLAPDGEERQSERLAIYEDAFEKLREAGRVYRCYETAQELDLKRKVLLGRGLPPIYDRAGLALTDADHARFAGEGTAPHWRFRLNHDAPIEWLDGVRGPQHFDPAQLSDPVIRRADGSWLYMLPSAIDDAEMGVTDVLRGEDHVSNTAVQIQMFTALFAAGFGAANSLPRFAHEALLVGREGKLSKRLGSLSASALRDSGIEPEALVALLARLGTSLPVEPIADRGRLIESFDLATFGRAPARFDETELERLNHAIVHQLPYASVAPRLPDGMDDRAWLAIRPNLEKVADAADWWRIVTGPIAAPVLEPEDRAFVAEAAAHLTWSDDPWTGLTGVLKEATGRKGKALFLPLRRALTGLDHGPDMHALLPLIGENEARARLERAARGD; encoded by the coding sequence ATGACCATAGTCACCCGCTTCGCCCCCTCGCCCACCGGGCTGCTCCATGTGGGCAACATACGTACTGCGCTCCACGCGTGGTTGCTCGCGTGCAAGCACGGCGGGCGGTTCCTGCTGCGGATCGACGACACCGATGCCGAGCGCAGCCGCGAGGAATACGTGGATGCCATCCGCGCCGACCTCGAGTGGCTGGGGCTGGCGCCCGACGGCGAGGAAAGGCAGTCGGAACGGCTCGCGATCTACGAGGATGCCTTCGAGAAGCTACGCGAAGCCGGCCGCGTCTATCGTTGCTACGAGACCGCGCAGGAACTCGACCTCAAGCGCAAGGTGCTGCTCGGGCGCGGCCTGCCGCCGATCTACGACCGGGCGGGGCTCGCGCTGACCGATGCGGACCATGCCCGGTTTGCGGGCGAAGGCACGGCACCGCACTGGCGCTTCCGGCTCAACCACGATGCGCCGATCGAGTGGCTCGACGGCGTGCGCGGGCCGCAGCATTTCGACCCCGCGCAACTGTCCGACCCGGTCATCCGCCGCGCCGACGGTTCGTGGCTCTACATGCTGCCGAGCGCGATCGACGACGCCGAAATGGGCGTGACCGACGTGCTCCGCGGCGAAGACCACGTCAGCAATACTGCCGTGCAAATCCAGATGTTTACCGCGCTTTTTGCTGCAGGTTTCGGTGCAGCAAATTCGCTGCCCCGGTTCGCGCACGAGGCGCTGCTGGTCGGGCGCGAAGGCAAGCTTTCGAAGCGCCTCGGCTCACTGTCCGCGAGCGCGCTGCGCGACAGCGGGATCGAGCCCGAGGCGCTCGTGGCACTGCTCGCGCGCCTCGGCACGAGTCTGCCGGTCGAGCCGATCGCCGACCGGGGGAGGCTGATCGAAAGCTTCGACCTCGCCACCTTCGGCCGCGCACCGGCTCGGTTCGACGAGACCGAGCTCGAGCGGCTCAACCATGCGATCGTGCATCAGCTCCCGTATGCGTCCGTTGCTCCCCGCTTGCCCGATGGCATGGACGATCGCGCATGGCTGGCGATCAGGCCGAACCTGGAAAAGGTCGCCGATGCGGCGGATTGGTGGCGGATCGTGACCGGACCGATCGCCGCGCCTGTCCTCGAGCCGGAGGACCGCGCCTTCGTCGCCGAGGCTGCCGCGCACCTCACCTGGTCCGACGACCCGTGGACCGGGCTGACCGGCGTGCTCAAGGAAGCGACCGGCCGCAAGGGCAAGGCGCTGTTCCTGCCGCTGCGCCGCGCACTCACCGGTCTCGATCACGGCCCCGACATGCATGCGCTGCTTCCGCTGATCGGAGAGAACGAGGCGCGTGCCCGGCTCGAGCGTGCGGCGAGGGGCGATTGA
- a CDS encoding FadR/GntR family transcriptional regulator, producing MASKSRFMSTPGEQSLGRLTQRIADEIGESIVTGKLEPGDRLPVEADLVAKHGASRSVLREAVKVLNAKGLVTAKPRRGTTVTPQSEWNVFDPDVLRWTLAGRFSLDLLIQFTQIRIGIEPQAAALACIAASERDIARIGEGYRRMVDADKGRDDPLAADISFHLAILDATHNLFFARLKPLVETALHFSIRYTDSIVRDESEKLGVHEDVFLAIAARDAEAASAHALKLLTDALELMRQGQASGSAHPGKRKGQAATRAVAP from the coding sequence ATGGCCTCGAAATCCCGCTTCATGTCCACGCCTGGCGAGCAGTCGCTCGGCCGGCTGACCCAGCGGATTGCGGACGAGATCGGCGAATCGATCGTAACCGGCAAGCTCGAGCCGGGCGATCGCCTGCCGGTCGAGGCCGATCTTGTCGCGAAGCACGGTGCAAGCCGCAGCGTCCTGCGCGAAGCGGTCAAGGTGCTCAACGCCAAGGGGCTGGTTACTGCCAAACCGCGCCGCGGGACCACGGTTACGCCGCAGTCGGAATGGAACGTGTTCGATCCCGATGTGCTGCGGTGGACCCTGGCCGGTCGCTTCTCGCTCGACCTGCTGATCCAGTTCACCCAGATCCGCATCGGCATCGAGCCACAGGCCGCCGCACTCGCCTGCATCGCGGCGAGCGAGCGCGATATCGCCCGGATCGGCGAAGGCTATCGCCGCATGGTCGATGCGGACAAGGGGCGCGACGACCCTCTCGCGGCGGATATCAGCTTCCACCTCGCGATCCTCGATGCCACGCACAACCTGTTCTTCGCGCGGCTGAAGCCGCTCGTCGAAACCGCGCTGCACTTCTCGATCCGCTACACCGATTCGATCGTGCGTGACGAAAGCGAGAAGCTGGGTGTCCACGAGGATGTCTTTCTCGCGATCGCGGCGCGGGACGCGGAGGCGGCGAGTGCGCACGCCCTCAAACTGCTGACCGATGCCCTGGAATTGATGCGGCAGGGCCAGGCGAGCGGATCAGCTCACCCGGGCAAACGCAAGGGCCAGGCCGCGACGCGCGCAGTCGCCCCCTGA
- a CDS encoding 2-dehydro-3-deoxygalactonokinase encodes MAFELSETSLGVTEGGMPESLQGARFVAGDWGTTAARFWLCDEEGNALDAREGAGVATLGGGQEACAAAFDRVTDGWPTVPAMLCGMIGGNIGWREAGYVGAPLPVSDLGRGAVRFEHAGRTVSILPGMRCVNPYGERDVMRGEETQIAGGCAIEGMRDGLFALPGTHNKWIRVEDGRLASFHTAISGELFAALSKNSVLVAPDSAPPHPGKAFDEGVRLSLRHGANNLLGLLFASRVRQVEKTLAREDGASFLSGLIVGADVAGALPQFSDDAPVNLICSDALAASYGRALELAGRASRALSGGDCARRGLALAFARVS; translated from the coding sequence ATGGCATTCGAATTGAGTGAGACTTCGCTCGGGGTGACAGAGGGCGGGATGCCCGAAAGCCTGCAGGGAGCGCGGTTCGTCGCCGGCGACTGGGGCACGACCGCCGCGCGGTTCTGGTTGTGCGACGAAGAGGGCAATGCGCTGGATGCGCGCGAGGGGGCCGGGGTGGCCACGCTCGGCGGCGGGCAGGAGGCCTGCGCCGCCGCATTCGACCGCGTCACCGATGGCTGGCCGACGGTTCCGGCGATGCTGTGCGGCATGATCGGCGGCAATATCGGCTGGCGCGAGGCAGGGTACGTCGGTGCGCCGCTGCCGGTCTCCGATCTGGGGCGCGGCGCGGTCCGGTTCGAACACGCGGGTCGGACCGTTTCGATCCTTCCGGGCATGCGCTGCGTCAATCCCTACGGTGAACGCGACGTGATGCGGGGTGAGGAGACCCAGATCGCGGGAGGCTGCGCGATCGAGGGAATGCGGGACGGACTGTTCGCCCTCCCCGGTACGCACAACAAGTGGATCCGCGTCGAGGATGGGCGCCTCGCGTCCTTCCACACGGCGATCAGCGGCGAGCTCTTTGCGGCGCTCTCGAAGAATTCCGTCCTCGTCGCGCCGGACAGCGCACCGCCGCATCCGGGCAAGGCGTTCGACGAAGGCGTCCGCCTTTCGCTGCGCCACGGCGCCAACAACCTACTCGGGCTCCTGTTCGCGAGCAGGGTCAGGCAGGTCGAAAAGACGCTGGCGCGAGAGGATGGCGCGAGCTTTCTCAGCGGGCTGATCGTAGGTGCGGATGTCGCCGGCGCCCTGCCGCAGTTCTCCGATGACGCACCGGTCAATCTGATCTGTTCCGACGCACTCGCAGCGAGCTACGGCCGCGCGCTGGAGCTAGCCGGCCGCGCATCGCGCGCGCTGTCAGGGGGCGACTGCGCGCGTCGCGGCCTGGCCCTTGCGTTTGCCCGGGTGAGCTGA
- a CDS encoding 2-dehydro-3-deoxy-6-phosphogalactonate aldolase, with protein sequence MPDLQQTLESMPVVAIIRGVRPDEAEGVAEAILGAGIGAIEVPLNSPDPFASIDKLASRFGDQAIIGAGTVLSADDVRRLADAGGRIAVAPNTDAAVIAACLSSGIEPMPGFVTPTEAFAAYAAGARWLKLFPAGTLGPAYLKAMKAVLPWDARVLAVGGVGAANLADWEGAGLAGFGIGTDIYAPGDSPDMVGAKARRLAAAVRAID encoded by the coding sequence ATGCCCGACCTGCAGCAAACCCTTGAGAGCATGCCTGTCGTCGCGATTATCCGCGGCGTGCGTCCGGATGAGGCCGAGGGTGTGGCCGAGGCGATCCTGGGCGCAGGGATTGGCGCGATCGAAGTGCCTCTCAATTCCCCCGATCCTTTCGCCAGCATCGACAAGCTCGCCTCGCGATTCGGCGACCAGGCGATCATCGGTGCGGGAACGGTGCTTTCGGCCGACGATGTGCGCCGACTTGCCGATGCAGGCGGCCGAATCGCTGTCGCACCCAACACGGACGCAGCCGTCATCGCCGCCTGCCTCTCCAGCGGGATCGAGCCGATGCCCGGTTTCGTGACGCCGACCGAAGCGTTCGCCGCCTATGCGGCAGGCGCGCGGTGGCTCAAGCTGTTTCCAGCGGGCACGCTCGGTCCAGCCTATCTCAAGGCGATGAAGGCCGTGCTGCCCTGGGACGCCCGCGTGCTGGCGGTCGGCGGCGTCGGCGCCGCGAACCTCGCGGACTGGGAAGGGGCCGGCCTGGCGGGTTTCGGAATCGGCACGGACATTTACGCACCTGGCGATTCGCCCGACATGGTCGGGGCCAAGGCGAGAAGGCTGGCGGCTGCCGTGAGGGCAATCGACTAG
- a CDS encoding sodium/sugar symporter, whose amino-acid sequence MNLTTLDVTVIVIYAIFIFGLAQYVSREKGGKAKDSSDYFLASKNLPWWAIGASLIAANISAEQIVGMSGSGYAIGLAIASYEWMAALTLLIVGKYFLPIFLKNHIYTMPQFLEQRYGTTIRTIMAVFWLALYVFVNLTSIVWLGSIAVTTVAGVDQDVALWALGGFALLYQVYGGLKAVALTDIVQVTLLVLGGLLISFITLSEIGGEAGFIGGFSRLTTELPGHFDMILSPDNPFYKDLPGLSVLIGGMWIANLSYWGFNQYIIQRALAAKSLAEAQKGVVFAAFLKLLMPVIVVLPGIAAVVLAPGLAKPDQAYPTMMGLLPAGILGLVFAALMAAVVASTASKINSIATIFTLDLYAKYRGIGSVAEEGVAGEGNAPGAASVGAPQAPPTGGLAANERHLVLVGRITAAVATLLALLTARPLLGNSDQAFQFIQEFSGFFTPGITVIFLLGLFWKKASEAGAIGAAVASVVLSYLFKVLLPELPFMDRMGIVFLASLALAVVLSIVFPASAGRDRITTDGISYATTKGFNVAALLVVLILVALYATWW is encoded by the coding sequence ATGAATCTTACGACGCTCGACGTCACGGTCATCGTGATCTACGCGATCTTCATCTTCGGCCTGGCGCAGTACGTAAGCCGGGAAAAAGGCGGGAAGGCGAAGGACAGCTCGGACTATTTCCTGGCGTCCAAGAACCTGCCGTGGTGGGCAATCGGCGCGTCGCTGATCGCGGCCAACATCTCTGCCGAGCAGATCGTCGGCATGTCCGGCTCTGGATACGCGATCGGGCTTGCGATCGCCTCCTACGAATGGATGGCGGCGCTCACCCTGCTGATCGTCGGCAAGTACTTCCTGCCGATCTTCCTCAAGAACCACATCTACACGATGCCGCAGTTCCTCGAACAGCGGTACGGCACGACGATCCGCACGATCATGGCGGTATTCTGGCTCGCGCTCTACGTCTTCGTGAACCTGACCTCGATCGTCTGGCTCGGCTCGATCGCGGTGACCACGGTCGCGGGCGTCGATCAAGACGTCGCGCTTTGGGCGCTGGGCGGTTTCGCGCTGCTCTACCAGGTCTACGGCGGCCTCAAGGCGGTCGCGCTGACCGACATCGTGCAGGTGACGCTGCTGGTGCTGGGCGGGCTTCTCATCAGCTTCATCACCCTGAGCGAAATCGGCGGAGAGGCCGGCTTCATCGGCGGGTTCAGCCGCCTGACGACCGAGCTGCCGGGCCACTTCGACATGATCCTCAGCCCCGACAACCCGTTCTACAAGGACCTGCCGGGCCTTTCGGTGCTGATCGGCGGCATGTGGATCGCCAACCTCAGCTACTGGGGGTTCAACCAGTATATCATCCAGCGCGCCCTTGCGGCGAAGAGCCTGGCAGAAGCGCAGAAGGGCGTGGTCTTCGCGGCCTTCCTCAAGCTGCTGATGCCGGTGATCGTGGTCCTGCCGGGGATCGCAGCGGTCGTCCTCGCGCCTGGGCTCGCCAAGCCGGACCAGGCCTATCCGACGATGATGGGCCTGCTCCCGGCCGGTATCCTGGGCCTCGTGTTCGCGGCGCTGATGGCGGCGGTGGTCGCTTCGACCGCGTCCAAGATCAACTCGATCGCGACGATCTTCACGCTGGACCTCTACGCCAAGTACCGCGGCATCGGCAGCGTTGCCGAGGAAGGCGTGGCGGGCGAAGGCAATGCACCGGGGGCGGCTTCTGTGGGTGCGCCGCAAGCTCCGCCCACCGGCGGGCTGGCCGCCAACGAACGGCACCTCGTGCTCGTCGGGCGCATCACCGCCGCGGTGGCGACCCTGCTCGCCCTGCTCACGGCGCGCCCGCTGCTGGGCAATTCGGACCAGGCGTTCCAGTTCATCCAGGAATTCTCGGGCTTCTTCACACCGGGCATCACGGTCATCTTCCTCCTCGGCCTGTTCTGGAAGAAGGCCAGCGAAGCAGGCGCGATCGGGGCTGCGGTGGCTTCGGTGGTGCTAAGCTACCTGTTCAAGGTCCTTCTGCCCGAACTTCCCTTCATGGACCGCATGGGCATCGTCTTCCTCGCCTCGCTTGCCCTTGCGGTGGTGCTCTCGATCGTGTTCCCGGCAAGCGCCGGACGCGACCGCATCACGACCGACGGGATCAGCTATGCGACCACGAAGGGCTTCAACGTGGCGGCGTTGCTCGTCGTCCTGATCCTCGTTGCGCTTTACGCGACCTGGTGGTGA
- a CDS encoding Gfo/Idh/MocA family protein, translating into MTGPIRIALVGFGKIARDQHVAAIAATEGIELVAVCSEHGAAPEGIPQFASLDAMAASGIAVDATSHCNTPAARFATARRSLELGYATLLEKPPFATLSQCREIEELAEARGLVLATSWHSQHNAAVDAAKAWLADKTIRRFRLAWIESARKWHPGQEWIWQAGGFGVFDPGINGFSVMTKIMPFPVHVAAARFEVPGNYPMPIAAELDIAAPVDGFDGKAVLDFRGGDSEQWDIAVECDEGTLELFSGGRRLLIDGETRADHGNAEYRGIYADFVAAVRAGTSAVDLAPLRFVADAFMLAERTTVEDYQP; encoded by the coding sequence GTGACCGGCCCCATCCGCATCGCCCTGGTCGGCTTCGGCAAAATAGCGCGCGACCAGCACGTCGCCGCGATCGCGGCGACCGAGGGGATCGAACTGGTCGCCGTCTGCTCCGAACACGGCGCGGCGCCGGAGGGAATCCCGCAATTCGCCAGCCTGGACGCAATGGCCGCCTCGGGCATAGCTGTCGACGCGACGTCCCACTGCAACACGCCCGCCGCGCGCTTCGCCACGGCGCGGCGCAGTCTCGAGCTTGGCTATGCGACCCTGCTCGAGAAGCCCCCGTTCGCCACGCTGAGCCAGTGCCGCGAGATCGAGGAACTGGCCGAGGCGCGCGGTCTCGTCCTGGCCACCAGCTGGCACTCGCAGCACAATGCCGCGGTCGACGCGGCGAAGGCATGGCTTGCCGACAAGACCATCCGTAGGTTTCGCCTCGCGTGGATCGAAAGCGCGCGCAAGTGGCACCCGGGGCAGGAGTGGATCTGGCAGGCCGGCGGATTCGGGGTGTTCGATCCCGGCATCAACGGCTTCTCGGTGATGACGAAGATCATGCCCTTTCCCGTCCACGTCGCCGCGGCGCGGTTCGAGGTGCCGGGCAATTATCCCATGCCGATCGCCGCCGAACTCGACATCGCCGCCCCGGTGGACGGCTTCGATGGCAAGGCGGTGCTCGATTTTCGCGGCGGCGACAGCGAGCAATGGGACATCGCGGTCGAATGCGACGAGGGGACGCTCGAACTGTTCTCGGGCGGCCGCAGGCTCTTGATCGACGGCGAGACCCGCGCCGACCACGGCAACGCCGAATACCGGGGCATCTATGCCGATTTCGTCGCGGCCGTTCGGGCCGGAACCAGCGCGGTCGACCTCGCGCCGCTGCGCTTCGTCGCCGATGCCTTCATGCTTGCCGAGCGTACGACCGTCGAGGACTACCAGCCCTAG
- a CDS encoding SMP-30/gluconolactonase/LRE family protein: protein MSEHTVEPIAVANCLGEGVVWDDRAQEFIWTDIHARLLYRLEWKEHALHQHALPHRLGSLALTEEAGVIVGAFSQGFARYEIASGALEWLAQPEAVPGVRFNDGRVDREGRFVAGTMVEDAAAAGGSHLGTLWRLERDRSLTPLVENIAITNALCWSPDGATMYHTDTTTGTLNAYRYGERAEFHRVVRQFTAEEGWPDGACVDAAGNIWVALWGGSRVICLDPATGRETQNVALPALQPTCPAFGGPDLDVLAITSAWSDLARSPEEADPHAGDMFLAHPGARGLPEMRVSLG, encoded by the coding sequence ATGTCTGAGCATACCGTAGAGCCGATCGCGGTCGCCAATTGCCTTGGCGAAGGCGTGGTGTGGGACGACCGGGCGCAGGAATTCATCTGGACCGACATCCACGCCCGCCTGCTCTACCGGCTGGAGTGGAAGGAGCACGCGCTCCACCAGCACGCATTGCCGCACCGGCTCGGATCGCTTGCACTGACCGAAGAGGCAGGGGTGATCGTCGGCGCATTCTCGCAAGGCTTCGCCCGGTACGAAATCGCCAGCGGTGCGCTCGAATGGCTCGCGCAGCCCGAGGCGGTCCCCGGCGTGCGGTTCAACGACGGGCGGGTCGATCGCGAGGGCCGATTCGTCGCTGGCACCATGGTCGAGGACGCCGCAGCCGCGGGTGGGTCGCACCTGGGCACGCTGTGGCGGCTCGAACGCGACAGGTCGCTGACGCCGCTGGTCGAGAACATCGCCATCACCAACGCGCTGTGCTGGTCCCCCGACGGTGCGACCATGTACCACACCGACACCACGACCGGCACGCTCAACGCCTATCGCTATGGTGAACGAGCGGAGTTCCATCGGGTCGTACGGCAGTTTACCGCAGAGGAAGGGTGGCCCGACGGGGCCTGTGTCGATGCCGCGGGCAACATCTGGGTCGCGCTGTGGGGTGGAAGCCGGGTGATCTGCCTCGACCCCGCGACCGGCCGCGAGACGCAGAATGTAGCCCTGCCCGCACTGCAACCGACCTGTCCGGCATTCGGCGGGCCCGATCTCGATGTCCTTGCGATCACCAGCGCCTGGTCGGACCTGGCGAGAAGCCCCGAGGAAGCAGACCCCCACGCCGGCGACATGTTCCTTGCGCATCCCGGCGCACGCGGATTGCCCGAGATGCGCGTATCGTTGGGCTAG
- the pyk gene encoding pyruvate kinase — MQKLEPRSRKVKVLATIGPASRSPEMLAKLLKAGADSFRVNMSHGAHEDHAATIKAIRELEKSSGRPIAILADLQGPKLRVGCFKDGQAVIRHSGHFTLDRNPAPGDETRVELPHPELFAVLQKGQRLLINDGKIRLKVIKAEADSILCSVEVGGVISDRKGVNVPDAEVPIPALTEKDRKDLAFAVGQGVDWIGLSFVQRPEDLAEARKLMGGYGALCAKIEKPSAVRRLPELLELADGIMVARGDLGVELEPWEVPPLQKKIVNAARGAGKPVIVATQMLESMIESPSPTRAEVSDVANAVYDGADAVMLSAETAAGEWPEEAVTIMDRIATQVERDDAYLERVRLLDTPPDRTTADALSHACMTIADTVAVSGIIVFTGSGSTARRVARERPSVPMLVLTPSVKTARRVGLLWGAHAVATKDIGSFEEMIAKGKRMALRHGFGVAGSKLIALAGVPFGTPGSTNLLHVVTLTGDELSRHKD, encoded by the coding sequence ATGCAGAAGCTCGAACCGCGCAGCCGCAAGGTCAAGGTCCTCGCCACGATCGGCCCCGCGAGCCGATCCCCCGAAATGCTCGCGAAGCTTCTCAAGGCCGGCGCCGACTCGTTTCGTGTCAATATGAGCCACGGCGCGCACGAGGATCACGCGGCGACGATCAAGGCGATCCGCGAGCTCGAGAAATCGAGCGGGCGGCCGATCGCGATCCTCGCCGACCTCCAAGGGCCCAAGCTGCGCGTCGGGTGCTTCAAGGACGGGCAGGCGGTGATCCGCCACTCGGGCCATTTCACGCTCGACCGCAATCCCGCGCCGGGCGACGAGACCCGCGTCGAGCTGCCCCACCCTGAATTGTTCGCGGTGCTCCAGAAAGGCCAGCGGCTGCTGATCAACGACGGCAAGATCCGCCTGAAGGTGATCAAGGCCGAAGCCGACAGCATCCTGTGCTCGGTCGAGGTCGGCGGGGTCATCTCCGACCGCAAGGGAGTGAACGTGCCCGATGCCGAGGTGCCGATTCCGGCGCTGACGGAGAAGGATCGCAAGGACCTGGCCTTCGCGGTCGGACAGGGCGTCGACTGGATCGGCCTGTCCTTCGTCCAGCGCCCGGAAGACCTTGCCGAAGCGCGCAAACTCATGGGCGGCTATGGCGCCCTCTGCGCCAAGATCGAGAAGCCGAGCGCGGTGCGGCGGCTTCCCGAACTGCTCGAACTGGCCGACGGGATTATGGTCGCGCGCGGCGACCTGGGGGTCGAGCTCGAACCATGGGAAGTGCCGCCTCTTCAGAAGAAGATCGTCAATGCCGCACGCGGTGCCGGCAAGCCGGTGATCGTCGCGACGCAGATGCTCGAATCGATGATCGAGAGCCCCAGTCCGACCCGGGCCGAAGTCTCCGACGTCGCCAACGCAGTCTACGACGGCGCCGACGCGGTCATGCTGAGCGCGGAAACCGCGGCCGGCGAATGGCCCGAGGAAGCGGTCACGATCATGGACCGGATCGCCACCCAGGTCGAACGCGACGATGCCTACCTCGAGCGCGTGCGCCTGCTCGACACGCCGCCCGACCGGACCACCGCCGACGCGCTGAGCCATGCCTGCATGACGATCGCCGATACCGTCGCGGTCAGCGGAATCATCGTGTTCACAGGGTCGGGCAGCACCGCCCGCCGCGTTGCGCGCGAACGTCCGAGCGTGCCGATGCTGGTCCTTACCCCTTCGGTGAAGACAGCGCGTCGCGTCGGCTTGCTGTGGGGCGCGCACGCGGTTGCGACCAAGGACATCGGGTCCTTCGAAGAGATGATCGCCAAGGGCAAGCGCATGGCGCTGCGCCACGGCTTCGGCGTAGCGGGCAGCAAGCTGATCGCGCTTGCGGGCGTGCCCTTCGGGACCCCCGGCAGTACCAACCTGCTGCACGTCGTCACCCTGACCGGCGACGAACTGTCGCGGCACAAAGACTGA
- a CDS encoding DUF1244 domain-containing protein has product MDTNSDLLDSLPDEQAAAAFRRLVRHLRHRSDAQNIDLMGLAGFCRNCLADWIRDAGYPGDKAEAREVIHGMPADEWKSKHQSPATQEQIDRMDASLKRNAAE; this is encoded by the coding sequence ATGGATACGAATTCCGATCTGCTCGACTCGCTGCCCGACGAGCAGGCCGCGGCGGCATTCCGCCGCCTCGTCCGCCACCTGCGGCATCGGAGCGATGCCCAGAACATCGACCTGATGGGGCTCGCGGGGTTCTGCCGCAACTGCCTTGCCGACTGGATTCGCGACGCCGGCTATCCGGGCGACAAGGCCGAAGCGCGCGAAGTGATCCACGGAATGCCCGCCGACGAATGGAAATCGAAGCACCAGTCGCCTGCCACGCAGGAGCAGATCGACCGGATGGACGCGAGCCTGAAGCGCAACGCGGCGGAATAG